Within the Desulfovibrio oxyclinae DSM 11498 genome, the region TGAACACCGAAGATGCGCGGCAGTTTCTCGATGACTCCAAGCGCGTGGAGTTTGAGGAAACCGGCCATGATCGCGGTAACGTTTCCAGCATTTCCGATGGGGACGAAAACGCATTTTCCATCCAGATCCCAATCATACCACTGCGCGATTTCGAATGCGTATGACTCCTGACCGAGGATGCGCCATGCGTTCTTGGAGTTCAGAAGCGCAACGCGATAGTTGTCTGCCAAGTGCTCGACAACCTTCATGCAGTCGTCGAAAACTCCGGGAACTTCCAGCACGGTGGCGCCGGAGCCAAGCGGCTGAGAAAGCTGCGCGGGGGTGACTTTGCCCTGCGGAAGAATAACCACGGACTTGATGGGACCGCCGACGTACGAGGCGTAGAGCGCAGCCGCCGCAGAGGTGTCGCCTGTGGAGGCGCATACAGTCAGGATTTCATCCCATCCCTTGGCACGTGTCAGGGATTTGAGATAGCTGAATGCGCAGGCCATTCCACGATCTTTGAAGGACGCGCTGGGGTTCTGTCCGTCGTTCTTGTAAGCGGTTCGCAGGCCCGTGCGCTCATTCAGTGAGTCGGACGAAGCCACTACCGGGGTGTTCCCTTCGCCGAGGTAGACGATGTCATCTTCGTTCAGCACCGGGGCCATCAGCTCGTAAAAGCGGAAGATGCCGCGCAGGGCGGTATTCTTGGATGCCGCGCGTTTATCGAAAATTCTGCGCCATTCCAGTCCGGACGTCTTCTTCAACTCGTCGAAGTTCAGGTCTTCCAGCAGGAACACGCCACCGCAGTCGGGGCAGGTGTAATGCAGTTCGTCCGTGGGGAAACGCTTGCCGCAGCCCAGACAGAAATATTCCATGTTGCCGCGGTAATCGGGAAAAATGTCCTTGCTCATGGTCGGGTCATCCATTGGTTGAATTGCTTGGAACGATCGGGTCGTCGAGGTTCCGGTTACAACAGACGCTCGGGAAGATCATCCCTTTTCTGAGGGGAATTGCGGATTACGGCCAGACGCGGGGAATGCTCAGCACCACCATGGCCGCACCGAGGCTGAACTTGATGGTGAAGCCGAACGCCTTGCCCCAGAAAGAACCAAGGGCTGCGTATTTGGCGGCTTCCATGCCCTTTCCGGGCAGCTCCACCACGAGGCATCCAAGATAGGCCCCCCCGAGCGCTCCAAGTATCGCGCCGATGCCGAAGAAGAAGGGTGCACCAAATATGGCGCCGATGATGGCTCCGACGATGCCGCCGACGTTACCTCGTCCAGTGGCTCCATAGCGCTTGGCGCCCCAACACTGCATGACGAACTCAAGAACTTCGCCCACCACTGCCATGACTGCGAGAACTGCGACGAAGCCCCAGCCCATGGACTCGGGATAGATCCACTTCCACAGGGCCACGAGTGCGAGGGCTATCCAGTTGGCCGGGCCTCCGAAGACGTTGATGATTTGGGAGGCCAACAGAAGAAGGATGATCAGACTCGACCAGAGGTACTCCATGGATGACTACTCCTTGTCGCGAAGGTCCATCACGCGCACGGCCTTGCCCGGCGCCTTGGGGATGGAATCGTGCATGACCAGTTCCACGCGCGGGGTGACGAGAATCTCGTCGCACAGCCTCGCGGCGATGCGCTTCTGAAGTCCTTGCAGGGCGCGCATGTCTTCCACGAAGTACTCGTCCTTGATCTCCACCTTGACGCGCAACTGATCCATATATCCTTCGCGGAAGAGTTCGATAAGGTAATTCTGTCCCACCTCGGGCATGGACATGAGCGCCTGCTCTATCTGCATGGGGTAAATGTTCACGCCCTTGAGGATCAGCATGTCGTCCGCGCGGCCTGCGATGCGGTCAATGCGCCGTCCGGTGCGGCCGCAAGGACATTCGCCGGGCAGGAAACGCGTGAGATCACGCGTGCGGTAGCGGATAATGGGCATGCCTTCACGTGTCAGGGTGGTCATGACCAGTTCGCCGATCTCGCCCTCGGGAACATGTTCACCAGTTGCGGGATCGATGATTTCTGCGATGTAGGAGTCTTCCCATACGTGCATTCCGTTCTGTTCGGTGCATTCAAAGGCCACGCCGGGACCGTTCATTTCCGAAAGACCGTAGGAGTTGTACGCCTTGAGGTGCAGCATTTCTTCGATGCGCCGGCGGGTCTCCTCGGTGTGCGGTTCCGCGCCGATCAGGGCGATTTTCCACGGCATGTCTTCCGGCTCATAGCCTTCTTCCCGCACCTTGGCGGCAAAGTAGAGCGCAAAGGACGGGATGATGTGCATCGCGGTAACGTTGAAATCGCGAATGAGCTTGATCTGACGTTTGGTGTTGCCTGCCCCGGCCGGAATGGTGAGGCAGCCAAGGCGCTCGGAGCCGTAGTGGATGCCCAGTCCGCCGGTAAACAGGCCATAGCCGCTCAGGTTCTGGAGCACGTCGGAGCGACGGATACCCACCGCATACATGGAACGGGCCATGAGCTCGGCCCAGGTGTCCAGATCCTTCTGAGTGTAGAGAATGGCCGTGGGTGTACCGGTGGTGCCGGACGAGGCGTGCAGGCGCACGAACTCATCAAGGGGACGTGTCAGCAGACCGTATGGATACTGCCCGCGAAGGTCATCCTTGGTAGTGAAAGGCAGGTTGGTGATGTCCGCGGCGGTCCGAATGTCCTCGGGGTCGAAATCCTTGAGCCTTTCCGCATAAAAAGGAGAAGTCATGGCATTTTTGACCACGGCGCGAAGCCGTTCGGCCTGCAATTTCTCCAGTTCAGGGCGGGCGAGGGTTTCAGCGGGATCGAAATACATGATGGCCCCTTGTTCTTGGTTGGTTATTCGGACTGCTGCGGATTTTCGCCGTATTCGGAACCGTACGGCAGTGTCTCCATGTTTTCGAAGAGGGTGCATTCCTTCTTGAAATACAGGGTGAGGGAACCCGTCGGACCGTTACGCTGTTTGCCGATGATGACTTCCGCCTCGAATTTGCGAGGGTTGTCATCGCTTTTGTTGTAAGCGGCATCGCGATACAGAAAGATGATGATATCGGCGTCCTGCTCGATAGCTCCGGATTCACGCAGGTCGGACATCATGGGACGCTTGTCCGTGCGTTCTTCGACCTTGCGGTTGAGCTGCGAGAGGGCGATGACCGGAACGTCCAGCTCCTTGGCAAGCGCCTTGAGGCTTCGGGAAATGTCGGAGATTTCCTGCTCACGCGAGTCGGGACGGGCACTGGAGCGCATCAGCTGCAGGTAGTCCACCACGATCAGACCGATGTCGTGCTCGGCCTTCAGTCGGCGGCACTTGGCCTGAAGGTCCAACGTGGACAGAGCGGGCGTATCGTCAATGAAGATAGGGGCCTGCTGAAGAACATCGGCAGCCTCGTAAAGACGCTGCCAGTCGTCGTCCTCAAGGTAGCCAGTACGCAGATTGCTCAGATGCACCTGACTCTGAACCGCGAGCAGGCGTGTCATGAGCTGTTCCATGGACATTTCGAGCGAAAAAACAGCCGTGGGAACCTCGGAACGGGCTCCGGCGCGAAGTGCGAGGTTCAGCGCGAATGCGGTCTTGCCCATGGAAGGTCGGCCCGCGACGATGAGCAGGTCGGATTTCTGCAGTCCGGCCGTCATCTTGTCAAACTCTGTGTAATGGGTCTGGATCCCCGTGACCGCGCTCTTGTTTTCGAATTTGTGCGTCAGTTCCTCAAAGACCTTGCCCACCAGCCGTTTGCTGTCGAGCATGTTGGTCTCGGCCTTGGACTGCGCGATCTTGAAAATGTCTTTTTCCGCAACGCTGAGCATCTCATCCACATTGCCTGTCTCGAAACAACTGCCGATGATGTTTGCGGAAATGTCGATAAGTTGACGCAGGATGGCTTTGTCGCGAACAATCTTGGCATGGTAGTTCGCATTGGAGGCGCTGACCACGGAGTCGGCCAGCTCAGCCAGATAAACCGGACCGCCGATGGAATCGAGCGTGCCCTTGGTGCTCAGGTGGTTGCCCACCGTGATCAGGTCAATTGGGCTGTTGCTGCGCGAAAGTTCCGTAAAGGCCTCGAAAATGGCCTTGTGAGAAGGAGAATAGAAATGATCGCCCTGAACGATCTCGACGAGCGAGTTGAACAGGGACGGACTCTGGAATACGCCGCCCAGAACGGCCTGTTCGGCCTCAAGGTTGTGCGGAGGGACTTTACGCAAAATGTCGGAGGAAGCCCCTTGCAGGGCCTCCTCCGACGTCTTTGCGTTGCGATAGTTGCCGGACTTATTCGGTCTCGGCATCGGCGGATTCGGCAGCCGCTTCGGGCTCGGCCTCGGCAGCCGGAGCTTCCTCGACGGGCTCCTCGATCACGCCGCCTTTCTTGGCGACAGTGAGCTTCAGCTCGCCGCGAACATCCGGATGCAGCTTGATTTCGATTTCGAACTCGCCCAGAGAACGGATGGGGTCTTCCAGCACGATCTTGCGGCGGTCGATGTCCACACCCTGTTCGGCCATGGCGTCGGCAATGTGGGTCGGGGTGACGGAGCCGTACAGCTTGTCGCCTTCACCCACACGCACGGTGATTTCCACCGGGGTGGCGGCAATCTTGGCAGCCAGTTCTTCAGCGTCGGCGCGCAGGCGGTCGGCCTGGGCCTGGAGCTTCTTGCGCTCAAGCTCGAACTGCTTCAGGTATGCAGCGGTAGCCGGAGCGGCAAATCCCTGAGGAATCAGGTAGTTGCGGCCATAGCCCGGCTTGACGGTAACCACGTCGCCGAGGCGACCGAGGGAGTCGATGTCAGCACGAAGAATAAGTTTCATGATGCGTCCTCCCTACAGGTTGGTCTTCTTTTTCACGTCCGTGGAGTGGACAGTGGTGTAGTACAGAAGAGCCATCTGGCGAGCGCGCTTGACCTCGGTGGTCAGCCTGCGCTGATGCTTGGCGCAGGTACCGGTGATGCGACGGGCAATGATTTTGCCGCGCTCGGTCACGAAGTCCTTGAGGACGTCCGGGCGCTTGTAATCCAGGGGGAGTTCAGCGTCGGCACAGAACCGGCAGAACTTCCTACGCGGAGTGAATTTTTTGCGAAATGCCATTTTCGATCCTCCTTACGCGGCCTGCTTGACGGTGATGAACTTGAAGATGCCGTCGGTGATGCGGATGTGACGTTCCAGCTCGGCGATCAGCTTGCCGGGAGCGTCAAACACCAGGCGCACGTAGTAGCCCCGGGACTGCTTCTGAACGGGATAGGCGAGGGTGCGCATGCCCCACTCGTCGGTCTCAGACATTTCGCCGCCCTGATCGGCGATGATCCCGGTGAATTTGTCCAGGATTTCCTTGCGGTTCTCCTCACCCAGTTCGGGGGAGAGCAGCAGAAGGGTTTCGTAAGATGCCATGTTTCCTCCTTTTGGTCATGGGCCCCGCTCCGTGGCGCGGAGCAGAGCAAGGCAAGAGAGGGTATTTAGTCCCTTTCCTTGTTGCTGTCAAGCTTGTCGCCATCGTCTTGCGGCTTCCAGCCGCACGCCTTGTCCGGGCCTCAGCCCAGCTTTATGCCCAGCTTCGGGAAGACGAAGCGGGCGATGACGTAACCGGCGACGAAGACAATTCCCAGTATGGCGAGATCGCCCATGGCGTCCTCCTAACTCGAAAGATCGCTGCCCGTAAGCAGCTTGTAGGCTTCGAGGTATTTCTTTCTTGTGCCCTCGGCGATTTCTTCCGGTATGGAAGGTCCGGGGGGCTGTTTGTTGAATCCGATGTCCACAAGCCAGTCGCGCATGTACTGCTTGTCAAAGCTGGGCTGGGACTTTCCGGCTTCGTAGCCTTCGACCGGCCAGAAGCGGGAGGAATCAGGGGTCAGCACTTCGTCGATGAGGGTGAGTTCACCGTCCACGATGCCGAATTCGAATTTGGTGTCCGCGATGATGATGCCGCGTTCCCGGGCGTAGTCACGGGCACGGCTGTAAATGGAGAGCGAAAGCTCCTCGACCTGACGCATCATGCTTTCGCCGACGAGTTCGGCGGCGCGCTCCAGCGTGATGTTTTCGTCGTGATCCCCGAGATCGGCCTTGGTGGAAGGCGTGAAAAGGGGCTGAGGGAGCATTTCCGATTCCTGAAGGTTGTCCGGCAGTTTATGCCCGCAGACTTCGCCGGTCTTCTGGTAATCCTTCCAACCGGAGCCGGTGATGAAGCCGCGTACAATACATTCAATAGGCAGCGGCTTGGCCTTTTTGACCAGCACGGAACGGCCTTCGAGCATTTCACGGTGGGCCTTGAGCGGCTCGGGGTAGTCATCCACGCGAGAAGCGATGACGTGGTTGGGCACCAGGTCTTTCATGCGCTCCATCCAGAACAGGGTGATGCTGTTGAGCACCGCGCCTTTCTGCGGGATGGGGTCCGGCATGACCACGTCGAATGCGGAAATGCGGTCGGTAGTCACGATGAGCAGGGTCTGCTCGTCTATCTCGTAGATGTCGCGGACCTTGCCCCGGGAAACAAGGGGGTATTCCTTGATGTCGGTGTTGACGACGGTTTTCATGGCGGCTCCCTTTTATGATTTCTTGTTGCGGCATTCCACGCTTCTGGCGTGTGCCTCAAGGCCTTCCAGTCTGGCAAGTCGGGCTATCTTGTCGCCGTGCTCGGCTACATAGCTCGGGCTTGCTGCGATGACACTGGATTTTTTGCAGAAATTTTGAACAGACAGGGCGGAGGAGAACCGTACGGTTCGCAATGTCGGCAGAACGTGGTTCGGCCCTGCGAAGTAGTCGCCAACCGGTTCCGGGGAATGGTGACCCATGAAGATGGCCCCCGCGTGGCGGATGGCGCCGAGGTGTGACCACGGATCGGCAAGCGACAGTTCAAGGTGTTCTGGCGCGATCCGATTGATCAAATCGGCTCCGGTAACGAGATCCTCTACAATGATGGTCGCTCCCCAGTCGGCAAGAGCCTTGGCCGCGATTTCGCCCCGCGGGAGTTCCGCGGTCTGGAGCTTGAGCTGTTCGCAGGTCTTTTCGGCCAGTTCCGGGCTGTCGGTAACAAGAATCGATGCGGCAAGCGGGTCGTGCTCGGCCTGAGAGAGCATGTCGGCGGCGAGCCATTCCGGATTGGCGGAGTCATCCGCAAGGATGGCAATTTCGCTGGGGCCAGCCACCATGTCGATGCCGATCTGCCCGATGAGTTGTGATTTGGCCGTGGCAACGAAGATGTTCCCAGGGCCCGCGATGACATCGCATGGAGCGATGCTTTCGGTGCCATAGGCAAGGGCTCCAATGGCCCATGCACTGCCGGAAAGATGGATTTCCTTCAGTCCCAGAAGTGCGGCGGTGGCGAGGATGTAGGGGTTGAGCGTACCGTCCTCGCGCGGCGGCGAGGTCACGGCAATGCTCTCAACCCCGGCGACCTGCGCCGGAATGGCATTCATGATGAGGCTGGAAATGAGCGGAGTCTCGCCGCCTTTGCCGCCGGGAACATACAGACCGACACGATCCACCGGGCGCACCATCTGGCCGAGAATGGTGCCGTCCTCAGCAGTTGTCCACCACGAGTTTTCACGCTGCTTTTCGTGAAAGATCCGGACATTGTCGATGGCTTCCGCAAGAATGTCTTTGTCTTCGGCCGGGATGGAGTCAAGCGCACCCAGAATGATTTCCTCGGGGACCGTCAATTGTTCGCGCGTGATTTTCGGGCAATCGAATTTGGCGGTGTATTCCACAAGCGCAGTGTCGCCACGGCTACGGATGGTGTCGAGTATTTCCCTGACAATGCCGTCAACCTTGGTGTCCGGGTCCTTGCGCCTGTCCAGCCACTGCTGGATTTCGTCCCAGTCCTGATGTCCCGTGTACGTAAGTTGTTTGCAGGGCATGCTGCTCCTCTGCGGCTGAGTGGTCGGAAAAATATGCTGCTTGCCGGGACGCCATCTATACCCAAGGGGTGGTGAAAAGTCGAGAGTGGGGAAGGCAACAAAAAAGGGCCGGGGCAAAAGCCCCGGCCCGGTAATGTCGCTTGGCAAGCAGGTATTCGCTTACAGCTTAGAAGCTGTAGTTCATACCCATGGACAGCTTGTAGGCGTCTCCGCCTGCGTCGTCGCCCCAGATGTCTTCATCCAGGTCGGCGTTCACCCAACCGAGTTCGACGTAACCGGTCAGTTCGTCGTAGATCTTGTACTGAGAGTCGAAGTTGACTTCCCAAACGTGATCTTCTTCGGTGAGGGTGTTGCCGTAAGCAACGTTCTTGTAGTCGGCGAAGTTGACGTCGTCAGCCCAGTCTTCGTCGTTGGTACCGGTGTAGTAGATGATGCGGGCGGTGTGGGTCAGGTCTTCCATGAAGGAGAAGTCGTTCATGGCGAGGCCGAGAGCCCAGAAGCCGAGCAGGTTCGGGTCGTTACCGGCGATGGCGCTGGAGAGGCCCCAGTTACCATCGGTGTAGAAGGAGCTGATAGCCCAGTCAGCAGCGAGGGTGGGCATACGCTCGGATTCGCCACCGCTGTCGGAGGAGTTTCCGTCTTCACCGGAGGTGTAAACGAAGAACAGTTCCGGGGTCACGTACTCTTCCCAGCCGGTGTAGGCCACGGAAGCGTCGAAGAGCCAACCGGACATCTTCTGAGCGTCGTCTTCAGCGTCAACGGTACCGTAGTTGAAGTCGGCCTTGGTCACGAAGTCAGCAAAGGTGCCTTCGAAAGCAACACCGGCCCACCAGGCGCCGTCCAGCTCATCGTTAGCCAGGCCGGAAGCGAAAGCGCGACCGCCGGAGAAAACGGTGCCGTTGTCAACGGATTCGCCGAGGTTGGCGTAAGCGAAGAACGGGGAGACCTTGATGTTGTCGAAGCTCATGGGAGCAACGGCAAAGTAGACGTCCTGCTGACCGAGGTGAGCGTCGGACTGACCACCGCGGGCGTAACCAACGAGGTAGGAGATGTTCTCGGTGATCGGACCGCCTATGGTAGCAGCAGCCACTTCATCATTCAGGATCATGCCGCCGTTCAGGTCAACAGCGGAGGGCAGGGACAGGGCCTGATAACCAACGCGAGCGTTGACTTCAGTGCCGGGCCAGTTGAAATCAATGTAACCCTGCTTCAGTTCGAAAACGTTAGCGGAGCTAGCGGTGATGGCCAGTTCGTCCTGACCCCAGGTGCTGGTGCCAGCTTCAGTGTACAGCACGCCCTTGAGGTTTTCATTGGCGATGAACTGGAACTTGGTGCGAAGACGCTGCAGAACGTTGTAGGACTGCGGCCTTTCGTCGTCGCGGTCTTCGTCAAGACCCATGTTGCTCTGCCAGTAAGCTTCGAAGGTGTAGTCACCGGAAGCTTTGATGTCAGCCGCTGCAGCGGTGGTGGCCAGGCCCAGCACGAAAGTGCAGAGCAGAGCCATCATGACAAAACGTTTCATTGTTTACCTTCCTTCTTTTGCAATTTGCGCCAAGCAATTGGCATTACCGAGTCTCCTTTTACGCGAGCCTGTGGTGGGATGCAAGGGGTAGAGGCGTGATTTTTTGAAAAAGGTACAATTTTTTTTACGGTCCAAAAAATTGGCCCTTGCTGTTGGCGGGTTCAGGTTTATATACTCGAAATAATTGTACTTATTGTTGTCCTTGATAGCCTTTCTGTCACGCGGTATTAGTCAGGTTCTTCAAAAAAAGTCTCATTTTTCAAAAACGGAGCGCGACACGTTGAGTCCGGAGTACAAATTTTCAGCCACCGATTTCCCTCGCACGCCCGGGGTGTACCTGATGAAGGATTCATCGGGGAAAATCATTTATGTGGGCAAGGCGTCCAGCCTCCGGGCGCGGCTTGCTTCCTATTTCAGAGCACCCGAAGGGCTGACGCCCAAAACCCGGGCTCTGGTGGAGCGCATCGCTTCGATCGACATTCTCCTTGCTTCTTCCGAGAAGGAGGCCCTGCTTTTGGAGGCCAGTCTTATCAAGAAGCACCGTCCGCGCTACAACGTGGTGCTTCGGGACGACAAGCAGTATGTTCTTTTCCGGCTGGACAAATCGCATCGGTATCCTCGCCTTGTGATGACGCGAAAGGCTGTTCGCGATGGCGCCGTGCATTTCGGTCCGTTTACCTCTGCCGCCGCGGCCAAGCAGACATGGAAGCTCGTGGGCAAGGTTTTTCAGCTTCGTAAATGCTCCGACCACGCCTTCAACAACCGCGTTCGTCCATGTCTCTATTATGATATGGGCCAGTGCCTCGGGCCGTGCGTGCTTGATGTGGATCCTGATGAGTATCGAGAGGTCGTCAAGCGCGTGGAGTTGTTTCTTGCCGGAAGAACGTCCGAACTGCTTGATCAACTTCGCCGTGAAATGCAAGCCGCGTCTGAAGTGTTGGAATTCGAACGGGCGGCCCGCATTCGTGACCAGATTCGTGCCGTGGAGCAGACGGTGGAACGGCAGGTTGCGGTGCTTCCTGACGGCAAAGACCTTGATGTGGCGGCCATGGCGGAAACAGTTGGCGGTCTCGGCCTCGGCCTGTTGTTCATTCGCCAGGGCAAGCTGCTCGATGAGAAACATTTCTTCTGGCCGGGCCTGACGCTGGAAGAAGGGCCCGAAGCGCTTCGCAGTTTTCTGATCCAGTTCTATACCAAGGGAAAATTCCTGCCACCACGCATCATCGCGCCGGGTATTGAGGACCCTGAGGTTGTGTCGGAGGCCCTTTCCGAGCACTCCGGCAAGCCGGTGCGTGTGGCGGTGCCTTACGGTTCACGCGACAAACATCTTGTGGATCTCGCATCTCGCGTTGCGCTCAGGGCTGAGTCGGATCGCGAGGTGGGTGTTTCCGTCATGCTGAAAAACGCCTTGCGGTTAGACAGGGAGCCGGAGCGCATTGAAGGCGTTGACGCATCACATCTTGGCGGGCAGGGCATGCGCGTGGGGCAGGTTGTCTTTGTGGATGGGCTGCGTTCCAAGGATGATACGCGGGTGTACTCGGTACCCGAGTCCGAGGGGAGTTCCGATGACTACGCGGCCTTGGCCGAATGGGCAGCGCGTCGTGTGGAGTCCGGTCCGCCATGGCCCGACCTTGTGCTTATAGACGGTGGCAAGGGTCAGCTCGCCTCGGTGGAGCGGGCGTTGTCCGAGCACGGGGTGGACTGGCCATTGGCTTCTATTGCCAAGGGGCCGTCGCGCCGTGCGGGAGAGTTGGAGGACAGAATATTCCGGCCGGGACGAAGCAACCCGATGAAGCTCAAACCCGGATCGCCCGAGCTACTCTTTCTGCAACGGGTGCGCGATGAGGTGCACCGTCTGGTTATCGGTGCACAGCGAAAGACCAGAAAACAGCGTGTTCTGGACAGTCAGGTGGGCTCCATAGAGGGGGTCGGTCCCAAAACGGCAAGGTTGCTGTGGGATCGCTTTGGCGGAATTGATGCCATGCTGGAGGCCACGCTGGAGGATATAATGTCCTTGCCGGGCATCGGAAAGAAACGCGCCACCGTCATTCACGAGGCGTTGGAGCGGATGCGAAAGGCCAAATCCCGCTAGATTTCGAAGGGCTTGCCGATCTCCATGGGCACCATCTTGGTGGATGGTGAGCTGCGATCCAGCGCGGTCTCGAAATCCTGTAGGTTCTGAAGCAGTATCGGCCACGTTCCCCAGTGCATGGGCACCACCTGATCGCAGCCGATCATGGTGCAGGCGTGGGCCGCGTCCTCGGCGTCCATGGTGAAGCGTCCGCCGATGGGCAGAAAGGCCGTATCAATGTCGTGCCGCTCCCCGAACAGAGCCATATCGCCGAACAGGCCGGTGTCGCCCGCGTAGTAGAGGCAACGGCCGTCTTCGAACGTCAGGATGAATCCGGCGGGAGAGCCGGTGGCGGAGGAGTGCGCGGCCTGAACCATCTTGATCTTAATGCCATACCGTACGACGGTGCCGCCGATGTTCATGCCCACGCCGAGGGATTCCGGCAGGCCCTGCACGATCAGGCTCTGGATGACGTCGAAGATGGCAACCACTTCGGTGTCCAGCCGCGTGGCCAACTCAAGAGTCTGTCCCACGTGGTCCGCATGGTCGTGGGTGACAAGGATCAGGTCGGCTTCCTTGATGTCCTTGTAGGTCACCGGCGCCGCCGGATTGCCCACGAAGAACGGGTCGATGAGGATCGTGGTCTCGCGGTTTTTGATGCGAAAATTCGAATGACCGAACCAGGTGACTTCCATCGGTTCCTCCTAGTCGCCCCAGCGCCTGAACAGGTCGTGGGGGATATCCAGTTGATCCAGTGTCTTGCCGGCGATGAATCCGGCCAGGGCATCGACTCCGCCGGGTTCGTGGTAAAAGCCCGGGCAGGCCGGGAGTATCACGGCTCCTGCCTTGGCGG harbors:
- the thrC gene encoding threonine synthase — protein: MSKDIFPDYRGNMEYFCLGCGKRFPTDELHYTCPDCGGVFLLEDLNFDELKKTSGLEWRRIFDKRAASKNTALRGIFRFYELMAPVLNEDDIVYLGEGNTPVVASSDSLNERTGLRTAYKNDGQNPSASFKDRGMACAFSYLKSLTRAKGWDEILTVCASTGDTSAAAALYASYVGGPIKSVVILPQGKVTPAQLSQPLGSGATVLEVPGVFDDCMKVVEHLADNYRVALLNSKNAWRILGQESYAFEIAQWYDWDLDGKCVFVPIGNAGNVTAIMAGFLKLHALGVIEKLPRIFGVQSHHADPVYRYYSVEDPAEREFSPVKVTPSVAQAAMIGNPVSFPRVRHFAEKFEAIGGRDAFQVVQVTEQQIMDSMILANRNGHIACTQGGECLAGAARAKELGLVSDEETCVLDSTAHHLKFVDFQQMYFDNSFPADYEVTPDTSLANRPELVLSAEEKDRLPAEEFAKTTAEMVVSKLGLSKK
- a CDS encoding outer membrane homotrimeric porin, translating into MKRFVMMALLCTFVLGLATTAAAADIKASGDYTFEAYWQSNMGLDEDRDDERPQSYNVLQRLRTKFQFIANENLKGVLYTEAGTSTWGQDELAITASSANVFELKQGYIDFNWPGTEVNARVGYQALSLPSAVDLNGGMILNDEVAAATIGGPITENISYLVGYARGGQSDAHLGQQDVYFAVAPMSFDNIKVSPFFAYANLGESVDNGTVFSGGRAFASGLANDELDGAWWAGVAFEGTFADFVTKADFNYGTVDAEDDAQKMSGWLFDASVAYTGWEEYVTPELFFVYTSGEDGNSSDSGGESERMPTLAADWAISSFYTDGNWGLSSAIAGNDPNLLGFWALGLAMNDFSFMEDLTHTARIIYYTGTNDEDWADDVNFADYKNVAYGNTLTEEDHVWEVNFDSQYKIYDELTGYVELGWVNADLDEDIWGDDAGGDAYKLSMGMNYSF
- a CDS encoding phenylacetate--CoA ligase family protein, with the protein product MYFDPAETLARPELEKLQAERLRAVVKNAMTSPFYAERLKDFDPEDIRTAADITNLPFTTKDDLRGQYPYGLLTRPLDEFVRLHASSGTTGTPTAILYTQKDLDTWAELMARSMYAVGIRRSDVLQNLSGYGLFTGGLGIHYGSERLGCLTIPAGAGNTKRQIKLIRDFNVTAMHIIPSFALYFAAKVREEGYEPEDMPWKIALIGAEPHTEETRRRIEEMLHLKAYNSYGLSEMNGPGVAFECTEQNGMHVWEDSYIAEIIDPATGEHVPEGEIGELVMTTLTREGMPIIRYRTRDLTRFLPGECPCGRTGRRIDRIAGRADDMLILKGVNIYPMQIEQALMSMPEVGQNYLIELFREGYMDQLRVKVEIKDEYFVEDMRALQGLQKRIAARLCDEILVTPRVELVMHDSIPKAPGKAVRVMDLRDKE
- a CDS encoding phosphoribosylaminoimidazolesuccinocarboxamide synthase; the protein is MKTVVNTDIKEYPLVSRGKVRDIYEIDEQTLLIVTTDRISAFDVVMPDPIPQKGAVLNSITLFWMERMKDLVPNHVIASRVDDYPEPLKAHREMLEGRSVLVKKAKPLPIECIVRGFITGSGWKDYQKTGEVCGHKLPDNLQESEMLPQPLFTPSTKADLGDHDENITLERAAELVGESMMRQVEELSLSIYSRARDYARERGIIIADTKFEFGIVDGELTLIDEVLTPDSSRFWPVEGYEAGKSQPSFDKQYMRDWLVDIGFNKQPPGPSIPEEIAEGTRKKYLEAYKLLTGSDLSS
- the rplI gene encoding 50S ribosomal protein L9, with product MKLILRADIDSLGRLGDVVTVKPGYGRNYLIPQGFAAPATAAYLKQFELERKKLQAQADRLRADAEELAAKIAATPVEITVRVGEGDKLYGSVTPTHIADAMAEQGVDIDRRKIVLEDPIRSLGEFEIEIKLHPDVRGELKLTVAKKGGVIEEPVEEAPAAEAEPEAAAESADAETE
- a CDS encoding DUF456 domain-containing protein, which codes for MEYLWSSLIILLLLASQIINVFGGPANWIALALVALWKWIYPESMGWGFVAVLAVMAVVGEVLEFVMQCWGAKRYGATGRGNVGGIVGAIIGAIFGAPFFFGIGAILGALGGAYLGCLVVELPGKGMEAAKYAALGSFWGKAFGFTIKFSLGAAMVVLSIPRVWP
- the rpsF gene encoding 30S ribosomal protein S6 — its product is MASYETLLLLSPELGEENRKEILDKFTGIIADQGGEMSETDEWGMRTLAYPVQKQSRGYYVRLVFDAPGKLIAELERHIRITDGIFKFITVKQAA
- the hisD gene encoding histidinol dehydrogenase, which codes for MPCKQLTYTGHQDWDEIQQWLDRRKDPDTKVDGIVREILDTIRSRGDTALVEYTAKFDCPKITREQLTVPEEIILGALDSIPAEDKDILAEAIDNVRIFHEKQRENSWWTTAEDGTILGQMVRPVDRVGLYVPGGKGGETPLISSLIMNAIPAQVAGVESIAVTSPPREDGTLNPYILATAALLGLKEIHLSGSAWAIGALAYGTESIAPCDVIAGPGNIFVATAKSQLIGQIGIDMVAGPSEIAILADDSANPEWLAADMLSQAEHDPLAASILVTDSPELAEKTCEQLKLQTAELPRGEIAAKALADWGATIIVEDLVTGADLINRIAPEHLELSLADPWSHLGAIRHAGAIFMGHHSPEPVGDYFAGPNHVLPTLRTVRFSSALSVQNFCKKSSVIAASPSYVAEHGDKIARLARLEGLEAHARSVECRNKKS
- the rpsR gene encoding 30S ribosomal protein S18 — encoded protein: MAFRKKFTPRRKFCRFCADAELPLDYKRPDVLKDFVTERGKIIARRITGTCAKHQRRLTTEVKRARQMALLYYTTVHSTDVKKKTNL
- the dnaB gene encoding replicative DNA helicase; the protein is MPRPNKSGNYRNAKTSEEALQGASSDILRKVPPHNLEAEQAVLGGVFQSPSLFNSLVEIVQGDHFYSPSHKAIFEAFTELSRSNSPIDLITVGNHLSTKGTLDSIGGPVYLAELADSVVSASNANYHAKIVRDKAILRQLIDISANIIGSCFETGNVDEMLSVAEKDIFKIAQSKAETNMLDSKRLVGKVFEELTHKFENKSAVTGIQTHYTEFDKMTAGLQKSDLLIVAGRPSMGKTAFALNLALRAGARSEVPTAVFSLEMSMEQLMTRLLAVQSQVHLSNLRTGYLEDDDWQRLYEAADVLQQAPIFIDDTPALSTLDLQAKCRRLKAEHDIGLIVVDYLQLMRSSARPDSREQEISDISRSLKALAKELDVPVIALSQLNRKVEERTDKRPMMSDLRESGAIEQDADIIIFLYRDAAYNKSDDNPRKFEAEVIIGKQRNGPTGSLTLYFKKECTLFENMETLPYGSEYGENPQQSE